In Salvia miltiorrhiza cultivar Shanhuang (shh) chromosome 4, IMPLAD_Smil_shh, whole genome shotgun sequence, the DNA window TGATTAGATACTCTTTTTGTATGTTATCTTTTAGTTCCCACTTAACAGAATCATTTTAATATCTACATAATTACATTCGAAGATGGCAAACACCTTAGTGGAAGAGTTAGTGCCTACGCTTGCAGTAGTCTTAAACTAAGGCTTCACTCCGTAAATTGGACTTTTATTCCTTAAACCACTCCGTCTCTTAATACTTTCCTTTCTTGTAGGCCTCTTTTAGGCTTGGGGGTAGGGTTGTTATGATAGGCAATATACTTAATCCTCATCTTCGTTATTAATGGCATGTTTAGGTTTAGAGAAAGGGGGATAAGGAGACAGTGAGCCTGCTTAGCATTTATAAGGGAGTGATTAGGGAAGTAGCTACTTTCTTTGTCATGAATCACGATACATAAAAGCAGAGAGGTGCAAACATATTTATATTTGAAGTTTTTATCCCTTCTGCAACTCCTCCATATAGTCTGTGACTAAAAATTTGTACATAGGGAGGACTCTGTAATTGGAAGAAGTGACTAGTTTTAGCGTCTATGGTTTACTCCAACAACCATAATCGATTTCAACGTGGAAGTTTTTACGGTTTTGTCATTTGTGGTGTTTTGCATTCCTAACAAGGATTAATCATATGACAGGTGGTAGCCAATTTTAGCGCCACATGGTGTGGCCCTTGTAGAGTAATCGCACCTTTCTACGTGGAGCTGTCTGAGAAACACCCTTCGATAATGTGTCTCACAGTCGATGTAGATGAACTTACTGTAAGTTTCTGCTCATACATGACCATAAATGACAAGTCATATTATATGAGAGGAAGATACATGAGTTTTGTTGTTTGCTTCAGGAATTTAGCACATCATGGGATATCAAGGCAACTCCAACCTTCTTCTTCCTTAAAGACGGTCAACAAATCGACAAACTTGTCGGTGCAAACAAGCCGGAACTAGAGAAGAAGTTGATCGCCATACTAGACTCGATGGCACCGCCATGGCAAACATAGTTTCTTGGGCCATTAGCTCAAGGAATTGGTAGATCTTCCCTTTTCTTTGTGACTATCCATGTACGTATAAATTGTAAATCCAAATTTGGTAGTACCATTTTGTGCATGTCATGCTTGAATGATGTATTATGCGTGAGAAATTCAAGAATTTGGTTATTCTAAGAGTGTATTTCGTCATCCCATCATTCCCCTTCCAAAAAACCTCATAATATTGAATTTTGGTATAGTATATGTTATTCTTGTTCAAATACTATTTTGGGTCAAATCAATTTGGCGGCGTCTGTGTGGAGTGTTTGTCAAGAATGAAGCTGCCAAATAATGTGTTTCATTTGTTAATTGTCGAAAGAGACAGGGACAAAAGTCTCTAAATTGCAATTAATTCAATCTTTATCTAAATCATGTTTCCAATTAGATGACTTGTTACCATATTCAACAAATTTCACTCACGCACGACACGACATCACATAAGTCTTGCCTATGAATCAGCCTCCCCCAAATTGATACAACTTGAACCAAACTAGTTAGGCATCCACCTCATTTTACATATAAAATGCACATAACCATATTGGGCAAAACCGAAGGAACAAATTATTGTTACACAATCTTTCAGTATGGATAAGGCTGGTAAAATGTTTTGGGTTCAAACAGATACAcgatatataaataaatattcaagttaaaaatagaaaaaaaataagatacaagcaaaaaaaattataaatcaataAACCTCTTCCCGCGGTTAATAGTACTAACAGCACAGTAAAATTCCATAGGTAAACGGGTTGGTTGCTTTTATCACCTCCCTTTCGGATTCATTATCTGAGAAAATACGGCACTCGGAGTTAGCCCGTCTGAGTCTTCACTAGCAAGGCTGCGGCCACCAATGCTCATCGACAATCCGCTGCTCTTCGAATCCGTGATGTTGCCATCAAAACCCGAGGATGAATCAGGGTCCTTCTTCCCCTTACACGTAACGTCGTATGATTCAACATCTATCTCCCCAAGACCCTTCCCACTTTCCTCTGCACTCTCCTGCAGCTGCAGCGCGAACTCAAGGTTCCACAGGACGTCGCCCATGGAAGGCCGGTCCGTTCCAATGTCAGACACGCACTTCACTGCTGTCTCAGCAAATTTCTTGAAGCACTCTGGAGCTATCTTTCCCTTTAGGTAGGGATCCGTTATCTGGTCGAGGATGCCTTTCTTGTAACAATGCTGAGCCCACTCGGCCAAGCTGACTTGTTCTTTGGGGAGTGCAGGGTTTAGAGCCGGGCGAGCGCATATGATTTCAAACAGAACGACTCCGTATGAGTAAACATCAGATTTTTCGGTCAGTTGTTGACGCCTGAAGTACTCAGGATCCAGATAACCGAAGCTGCCCTTAACCACGGTGCTGACGTGGGTATGGTCCAGTGACGGGCCAGTTTTTGACAGACCAAAATCCGAGACCTTAGCCACCCACTTCTCATCCAAGAGGATGTTAGTTGTCTTGACATCACGGTGAATGATTGTATGTTTAGCGCCAGTGTGCAGATAGTGCAAGCCACGAGCAGCACCTATGCAGATCTCGAGCCTCTGCTTCCATGGCAAGGGGGGCTTCTGGGTCTTGTATAGATGCTCGCGAAGAGTTCCATAAGCCATGTAATCATATACAAGGATCATTTCACAGTTCTCTTCACAGTACCCAATGAGAGAAACTAGGTGACGGTGGCGAAGCTTTGAGAGCATTTCGATCTCAGTTTGGAATTCATGAATACCTTGTTCTGAGAGCGGGTTCCCACGCTTAATTGCCACCTTCGTGCCACTGTCAATCTCTCCACGATAGACTTTTCCAAAACCTCCAACCCCAAGAAGAAGAGCCTCATCAAAGTTGTGAGTGGCAGCCTTGATCTCAGCAATTGAAAAGTGGCGGCAGAGATTTGATGGCAGGGAGGAGGTGTAACTGCCTGTGGTTGTCTTTGCAGAACCTGAAGAATGAGAATTTCCATACAAGGACAACGGAAGCCAGCCATCGCTAGTGCTAGAATCCTTCTTCTGCCTCCGGCGTTGGGCAACTACACAGACAATCAGACCAAGAACAAGAACTGCAGCAATTCCACCACCAACTGCTCCTCCAATAATACCTTTCTTATCTTTACCAGATCCAGAAGACTTGTTATCCGATAACTCATCTGGTGTTTGTCGATTAGGTTCTGGGTTGACACCGGCAAGACTACCAGTTGTATCATTTATCTTAAATATTTCGACTCCATTCAAGATGGCATCATAGTATTGGGGCTTCAGTTGAATGTAAGGATGCAACGCAAGCCAAAGATCTTGCTTGGGAGGCCCATTAGGAACAAAGACAATATAGTCCTTGTGTACGGGGATTCCATTACCACCCCCCGCCCAAGCAATCACATCTGCCTGCTGCTCTGCAGTCTGATTATTTAGGTAGATACTAAAAACTCTTTGATTTGTCTTGGTTATGATATCTGTGACTTCGCAGAAGTGGAGCCTAACAAGGTAAGAGAAGCCAGAATCGATATTGAAGAGCCAAGTTAGGTTGTACTGCTGGTTGATAGATGCATTTGGACCCATTGATCTCAGGGTACTGTATACATCAAGAGGGGCAATGTAGCTTGGGGTCCCCGGAGGGTAAGCAATCGTCGTGTTATCATCAGGGACCTCTGTAACCCCATTTGCTGCACCAAATATATAAACTGAATCATCACGCCACGATCTGAACAGACCTGTATCACCAGATGAGGAAATGTCATTTCCACCCACATTCAGCCGATAAACATTCTCCAGCGCTGTGCTGTTGTTGATATCGAACCCTGTGGACTGACCAACGACAACCTCAGTCCCATCTGTGCTGTAAATATCGGGATGTGAAATGACCTCAATCCCATTGATGAATGCATACGAGTTGGTTGCATTCGGGGATGGGGTGAACGTGACATTCAACACTTCATCTGGGACATTCACAGAGAACTCCTTCATCATATAGTCGTAGTTCAGAGCCTCCGTCGTCAGAGCAGCACTAAAGTTCCTCATTAGGGTAAATTCTCCAGAAGTTACTGAGAAGATAGCATCTGAAGCATTTAGACCATTATATGATGCAGGATAGAAATGCAAACGCAGGAACTTCCGACCGGATGCCACTGGGAAACTGTAGGTGAACTCGGATTGAAAAATTCGAGCAGACATGTAAGGAACCTCCGGCACCGATGGCTTCTGCACAGATGCGGTTGCAGTTGAGGATTTGGTGGTTGAAAGGGCAAACTTTGACCCAATATCTGATGTCCATTTCCGGCCATCGGTATCCGCAGAATCAGGAGGCCCTCCACAGTTCAAGAAGATCTTATCTGTCGGCAAGTAATCAGCTGCTGAAACTACATCGATCACAAATACCACCCACAGAAAACCGAGAGCCGACCACAGCACAAACTTATTGCTGTTCGTCATAGATGATAGATGGAAAACCCTAGAAAATAGCCACCTAATTTTCTGCAAAAATGAAATTGAACTACATCAACCTCTATTTCAATCACAGCAACAGATCTATAAGCGCTCAAAAACTGCTCAAACTTACCCAAACATAGATAATAAGCATATTGATcataataacaacaacattgCAAAAATCAGAACTCTCAACTTCACACGCATAAACTCGAATATTATAAACTTAAAAAACTACTTTAAGATCCAACAACCAAGGAAATAGGGCCAATTGAACAGCTCGGCAAGAAATAAAACATTCCCGCAAAAAaccaagaaaaaaaatagaaagaaacgTAGCGTAATTTCTCAGATCCACAAGAAATCCAGCTCAAAAGCAAGATATTTCGAGGA includes these proteins:
- the LOC131019824 gene encoding thioredoxin H9 isoform X2, translated to MGNCFAKRHNDGDDSDHNVEFTGGNVHLITTKESWEQKIDEAKRDGKLVVANFSATWCGPCRVIAPFYVELSEKHPSIMCLTVDVDELTEFSTSWDIKATPTFFFLKDGQQIDKLVGANKPELEKKLIAILDSMAPPWQT
- the LOC131019824 gene encoding thioredoxin H9 isoform X1, producing MGNCFAKRHNDGDDSDHNVEFTGGNVHLITTKESWEQKIDEAKRDGKLVVANFSATWCGPCRVIAPFYVELSEKHPSIMCLTVDVDELTVSFCSYMTINDKSYYMRGRYMSFVVCFRNLAHHGISRQLQPSSSLKTVNKSTNLSVQTSRN
- the LOC131019794 gene encoding receptor-like protein kinase FERONIA; the encoded protein is MTNSNKFVLWSALGFLWVVFVIDVVSAADYLPTDKIFLNCGGPPDSADTDGRKWTSDIGSKFALSTTKSSTATASVQKPSVPEVPYMSARIFQSEFTYSFPVASGRKFLRLHFYPASYNGLNASDAIFSVTSGEFTLMRNFSAALTTEALNYDYMMKEFSVNVPDEVLNVTFTPSPNATNSYAFINGIEVISHPDIYSTDGTEVVVGQSTGFDINNSTALENVYRLNVGGNDISSSGDTGLFRSWRDDSVYIFGAANGVTEVPDDNTTIAYPPGTPSYIAPLDVYSTLRSMGPNASINQQYNLTWLFNIDSGFSYLVRLHFCEVTDIITKTNQRVFSIYLNNQTAEQQADVIAWAGGGNGIPVHKDYIVFVPNGPPKQDLWLALHPYIQLKPQYYDAILNGVEIFKINDTTGSLAGVNPEPNRQTPDELSDNKSSGSGKDKKGIIGGAVGGGIAAVLVLGLIVCVVAQRRRQKKDSSTSDGWLPLSLYGNSHSSGSAKTTTGSYTSSLPSNLCRHFSIAEIKAATHNFDEALLLGVGGFGKVYRGEIDSGTKVAIKRGNPLSEQGIHEFQTEIEMLSKLRHRHLVSLIGYCEENCEMILVYDYMAYGTLREHLYKTQKPPLPWKQRLEICIGAARGLHYLHTGAKHTIIHRDVKTTNILLDEKWVAKVSDFGLSKTGPSLDHTHVSTVVKGSFGYLDPEYFRRQQLTEKSDVYSYGVVLFEIICARPALNPALPKEQVSLAEWAQHCYKKGILDQITDPYLKGKIAPECFKKFAETAVKCVSDIGTDRPSMGDVLWNLEFALQLQESAEESGKGLGEIDVESYDVTCKGKKDPDSSSGFDGNITDSKSSGLSMSIGGRSLASEDSDGLTPSAVFSQIMNPKGR